GCAATAACCGAGGCGTAAGCCTGATTAACAAAGTTTTTGAGTTGGCTGTTACTTACGTTCAGCACTTTCTCAGCACCGTATTTGCCCAGAGCGGCCAGTTCATCAGCGCTTACATTGCCAATAGAAATGGCGGTAAGGCTGGTACCCAGCTGATCTGCCACGGCACGGCCGTAGGAAACCACCTCAAATGTTGATTTTTTGAATTTGCCTTCGGCATTTTCGGTATATACTAATACAGGCATGTATTTAGATGTATGTTTATGCTGATGCAAAGTTTTGCAACGGCAATTTGTTTTGTTTTATATCACTTTTGCTTCGCTGTGCAATAAGTCTACCAGTTTGGCAGGATCGCCTGCATCAACCAGCTTCACCTGTCCGCGTGGGGCAGGGGTTTCATAACTTAATACTTCAGAGAAAGTTTTAACCTCTGCCGGTTCAACAACCGTTAAAGGTTTTGTACGTGCCGACATAATGCCGCGCATATTCGGAATTTTCGGCTCAGCAACGCCTTCGGCCGTTCCTGCTACAAATGGCAGGGGGATAGTCAATACTTCTTTACCGCCTTCAATCTCGCGTTCAACAGTAGCTTCGCTGCCGTTAATGTCCAATTTCTTAATAACAGATACTGACGGAAGATCCAATAACTCGCCCAGCATACCGGCAACTTTAGCGCCGTTATAGTCAATAGACTCGCGGCCTGTCAGTATCAAGTCAAAAGCGTTCTGTTTTGCATATTGGGCAACCTGGTAAGCCACAAACCAAGCATCGTGTGCAGGGGCATTGATGCGTATCGCATCTGTAGCGCCAATAGCCAGGGCCTTACGGATAGTAGGCTCAGTATCAGTACTGCCAACATTAATAACCGTTACACTGCCACCATTGCCTTCGGTTAACTCAATGGCACGGGCCAGCGCAATTTCATCATAAGGATTAAGGATAAACTGTACACCGCTTGTATTAAATTGGGTGTTGTTATCGGTAAAAGTTATTTTTGTGGTGGTATCCGGTACGTTACTGATGCAAACTAGGATCTTCATCATCATAGGTTTTTGCAAATTTAATTAAAAAACACGGAGTTTAAAATGTCAACAGACCGATTAGCAAAGTTGCTTGAATTTTTAAAAAACGAGCCAAATGATGAGTTTTTACAGTATGCATTGGCAACAGAGTATCTGCGTTTGAATGAGGCAGATAAGGCCCTGCAGTATTACGAAGGACTGGTAAATAATCACCCTAAATATGTGGGTACTTATTACCACTTAGGCAAGCTTTATGAAGCCCTGAACCGTAAAGACGATGCCGTAAAGACCTATGAAAACGGCATGAAAATAGCCCGTGAAGCCCGCGATAATCATGCCTTTGCCGAGCTGCAAGGCGTGTACAATCAGTTAACGGGCTTTGGTGACGATGACGATGATGATTATTAGTTGATGGATCATGGTTCATAGATAACTGTTATGATCTTAACTGCTATGAACTATCATCCATGAACCATGAAACAAGATCTATGAACCCAATCCGATGACCCGACGCCATTTAGTTTTTCTTCGTGATGCACTGGTGTACACCTTCTCTGCCTTTGGCGGACCGCAGGCTCATCTAGCTATTTTGTTGCGCGATTTTGTAGAGAAGCGCGGCTACGTCACAGAAGCTGAATTGATGGAACTGAACGCGCTGGCACAGATACTACCCGGGCCATCATCTACCCAAACATTGGTGGGTATTGCCTGGAAAGTGGGCGGTTTACGTTTGGCTCTCATTACCTTTTTCCTGTGGATACTGCCATCAGCCACGTTGATGTGTATTGCTGCTGTTTGCTATAAAAGCTTTGCCGGGCATAACCAGTACGCGCCAATTTTGTTGTATGTGCAGCCTATGGCGGTGGGCATTGTGGCTTATGCTGCATTTACCTTTGCCAAAAGATGCCTGAAAACACAAACCAGCGTCATGCTGGCGGTGGGATCGCTCATTGCAACACTGATTTTGCAGAATGCTTACGCATTTCCCATTTTGATTTTATTGGGCGGCATCGTGTCGTCGGCCATGGAAACCCAGCCACAGGAAGATGAGCTGCGTATCAAACTGTTTGCCAATGTAAACCCCCGCAAGGTGAGTTATTTTATAGGCATTTTGT
This region of Mucilaginibacter yixingensis genomic DNA includes:
- a CDS encoding tetratricopeptide repeat protein, which gives rise to MSTDRLAKLLEFLKNEPNDEFLQYALATEYLRLNEADKALQYYEGLVNNHPKYVGTYYHLGKLYEALNRKDDAVKTYENGMKIAREARDNHAFAELQGVYNQLTGFGDDDDDDY
- the chrA gene encoding chromate efflux transporter, whose amino-acid sequence is MTRRHLVFLRDALVYTFSAFGGPQAHLAILLRDFVEKRGYVTEAELMELNALAQILPGPSSTQTLVGIAWKVGGLRLALITFFLWILPSATLMCIAAVCYKSFAGHNQYAPILLYVQPMAVGIVAYAAFTFAKRCLKTQTSVMLAVGSLIATLILQNAYAFPILILLGGIVSSAMETQPQEDELRIKLFANVNPRKVSYFIGILLLFAALGAIINKTSPFSLPVRLFENFYRNGILIHGGGQVLVPLMYTEFVEVKHYLSNSEFLSGYAIQQALPGPTFAFTSFVGGLSLGNHGYGIGGQIIGSMVAVLGINMPGLILILFIVPFWEDLKKITRIKNSLSGINSVAVGFMATAFLLLTKPFLGDWRADLLMVGTFLLLYFTKIKTPIVILIGIILGLLFPMAA
- a CDS encoding electron transfer flavoprotein subunit beta/FixA family protein, translating into MKILVCISNVPDTTTKITFTDNNTQFNTSGVQFILNPYDEIALARAIELTEGNGGSVTVINVGSTDTEPTIRKALAIGATDAIRINAPAHDAWFVAYQVAQYAKQNAFDLILTGRESIDYNGAKVAGMLGELLDLPSVSVIKKLDINGSEATVEREIEGGKEVLTIPLPFVAGTAEGVAEPKIPNMRGIMSARTKPLTVVEPAEVKTFSEVLSYETPAPRGQVKLVDAGDPAKLVDLLHSEAKVI